One window of the Triticum dicoccoides isolate Atlit2015 ecotype Zavitan chromosome 3B, WEW_v2.0, whole genome shotgun sequence genome contains the following:
- the LOC119276085 gene encoding uncharacterized protein LOC119276085 isoform X2: MRKYDYAVVDKPSLTTWMKGGLDYIVLKSLDIDGIWIISSVPGQSIVLAHYIQQVDDMVEEFTEINHIMEKTGDFIRKRKKLFQLMDLANSNLADVIIRLHLFDRDMQLWRERMQ, from the exons ATGAGGAAATATG ATTATGCGGTAGTTGATAAGCCATCCCTGACAACATGGATGAAAGGAGGTCTTGATTATATAGTTCTTAAAAGTTTAGATATCGATGGAATTTGGATCATTTCAAGTGTTCCTGGTCAAAGCATCGTTCTTGCTCATTACATACAGCAG GTCGATGATATGGTTGAGGAATTTACTGAAATCAATCATATCATGGAGAAGACTGGGGACTTCATAAGGAAAAGAAAGAAGCTCTTTCAACTTATGGACTTGGCTAATTCTAATCTTGCAGATGTCATCATTAGACTTCACCTTTTTGACAG GGATATGCAACTGTGGAGAGAAAGAATGCAGTGA
- the LOC119276085 gene encoding uncharacterized protein LOC119276085 isoform X1, protein MRKYDYAVVDKPSLTTWMKGGLDYIVLKSLDIDGIWIISSVPGQSIVLAHYIQQVDDMVEEFTEINHIMEKTGDFIRKRKKLFQLMDLANSNLADVIIRLHLFDRYVSVALPPTYYISCTIYFSSVCAVIF, encoded by the exons ATGAGGAAATATG ATTATGCGGTAGTTGATAAGCCATCCCTGACAACATGGATGAAAGGAGGTCTTGATTATATAGTTCTTAAAAGTTTAGATATCGATGGAATTTGGATCATTTCAAGTGTTCCTGGTCAAAGCATCGTTCTTGCTCATTACATACAGCAG GTCGATGATATGGTTGAGGAATTTACTGAAATCAATCATATCATGGAGAAGACTGGGGACTTCATAAGGAAAAGAAAGAAGCTCTTTCAACTTATGGACTTGGCTAATTCTAATCTTGCAGATGTCATCATTAGACTTCACCTTTTTGACAGGTATGTAAGTGTTGCACTCCCTCCTACATATTATATATCATGTACCATATATTTTAGCAGTGTATGTGCTGTCATTTTCTGA